GTATCAATATTTCTGTCTGATACATCGGCAAGATCGCTGTAAAGCGCATTGAGAATATCATCACGACTATACACTCGGCCGGGATGCTCCACTAGCAGGCGAAGTAACATGAATTCTTTGGGCGTTAAGTCAAGAAAGCAGCCACCAAATCGGGCCTCATATTCGTCAGGCTTTAATATAAATTGTCCCAAAACTAACTCAGCGCTTGGTTGATAAGAACGGTTAGACGCTGGGTTTGGTTGAATGCGGCGCAGTACCGTTTTGATCCTCGCAATCACTTCTCTAGGGCTAAACGGCTTGCAGATATAATCATCAGCTCCGAACTCTAAACCAATTAATCGGTCAATCTCTTCACTTTTTGCGGTCACCATGATGATAGGTAATTGAGAAAACTGACGTACTTGTTTGCATATCTCTACACCGTCTACATCTGGCAGCATTAAATCAAGCAACATTAAGTCAAAAGTCTGCGATTTCACCGTCTCAACAACATTCGCACCCGACGCGAGGTGGGTCGCTTCAAAGCCACTATTTTGGCAATACGCGATCAAGACTTCGGCAATGTACTCCTCGTCTTCCACAATCAAAATATGCGTCTTCATTCTCTCTTTCCTCTATCGAAATCTTATTGTGAGCCAGTATGGTGATGGATCGGTAGGGTTATCATCATTTTAACACCGCCCAGATCTGATTTTTTAGCACAAATAGTGCCTTGATGCGCTTCGATAATTTGGTGACACAATGCTAAACCAATACCAGAGCCACCATGATCTCGACTGCGAGATTGTTCTACTCGATAAAAGCGTTCAAATACCCGTGTGAAATCTTGCTCAGGAATGGATGGTGACGTGTCTTCAATTGCCACCTCTACGGTG
The Vibrio cyclitrophicus DNA segment above includes these coding regions:
- a CDS encoding response regulator codes for the protein MKTHILIVEDEEYIAEVLIAYCQNSGFEATHLASGANVVETVKSQTFDLMLLDLMLPDVDGVEICKQVRQFSQLPIIMVTAKSEEIDRLIGLEFGADDYICKPFSPREVIARIKTVLRRIQPNPASNRSYQPSAELVLGQFILKPDEYEARFGGCFLDLTPKEFMLLRLLVEHPGRVYSRDDILNALYSDLADVSDRNIDTHIKNIRKKIHAVAPTANPIRSVYGVGYKLLIEMPK